In the genome of Streptomyces sp. NBC_00190, one region contains:
- a CDS encoding MMPL family transporter — MSEVKNPPSPGESGGWTRFVTARPRLSLLLALLVTALAVFAGGGVADRMGSGGWEDPGAQSTYAAAALEREFPASQPNLLLLVDAGAGTAGVDDPAVAAEAERLAAQLAAEQGVAGVGSYWRTGLPALRSQDGRQALIAARVLGDQKAATEVLERIAPRYRGEHGPVSVSLGGPAAVQREVTSTIQEDLLRAELIALPVTLVLLILVFGSAVAALLPLGVGIVAILGTNAVLRGLTEVTDVSVFAQNLTTALGLGLAIDYALFIVRRFREELAGGRDPVAAVGATLRTAGRTVLFSALTVAVSLSAMMFFPMYFLRSFAYAGVAVVLLAAAAALILLPAALVLLGERVNSLDLRRLWRRGPAADATAEPGRGWGRAAALVMRRAPVFAVATTAGLLLLGLPFLGVKFGTVDDRQLPKTAESHVVQQHIRDGFPGSPGGGLTVLAEGEAGPAELAAYRDRLAVLPGVVRVDGPVSAGAGARYAYFSVTAEGETVGPQAQDLVGEVRQVEAGFRTSVTGQAARLVDAQKAIADALPAALALVVLATLLLVFLLTGSLLIPVQAVLLNALSLTAMFGAVVWVFQEGHLSGLLSFTSTGDIETTLPVLMFCIAFGLSMDYGVFLISRIKEEYDRTGDHEGAVRTGLARTGGLITAAAVILAVVMVAIGTSRVTNTKMLGLGIALAVLMDAMVVRSLLVPAVMKLTGKATWWAPGPLRRLHERFGLSEGESLPPAEVTAEPERVPAGAA; from the coding sequence ATGTCCGAAGTCAAGAATCCGCCGTCGCCCGGGGAGAGCGGCGGGTGGACCCGGTTCGTCACGGCCCGGCCGCGGCTCTCGCTGCTGCTCGCCCTGCTGGTCACGGCACTGGCCGTGTTCGCGGGCGGCGGTGTCGCCGACCGGATGGGCAGCGGCGGCTGGGAGGACCCGGGCGCCCAGTCCACCTATGCCGCCGCGGCCCTGGAGCGCGAGTTCCCGGCCTCCCAGCCCAATCTGCTGCTGCTCGTGGACGCCGGCGCGGGGACCGCCGGGGTGGACGATCCCGCCGTCGCCGCCGAGGCGGAGCGGCTGGCCGCACAGCTCGCCGCGGAGCAGGGGGTCGCCGGAGTCGGCTCGTACTGGCGCACCGGGCTGCCCGCGCTGCGCTCGCAGGACGGCCGGCAGGCCCTGATCGCGGCCAGGGTGCTGGGCGACCAGAAGGCCGCCACCGAGGTGCTGGAGCGGATCGCCCCGCGCTACCGGGGCGAACACGGGCCGGTGAGCGTCTCCCTCGGCGGGCCCGCGGCGGTCCAGCGTGAGGTGACCTCGACCATCCAGGAGGATCTGCTGCGCGCCGAGCTGATCGCGCTGCCCGTCACCCTCGTCCTGCTCATCCTCGTCTTCGGCAGCGCCGTCGCGGCCCTGCTGCCGCTCGGTGTCGGCATCGTGGCCATCCTCGGCACCAACGCGGTGCTGCGCGGCCTGACCGAGGTCACCGACGTCTCCGTCTTCGCCCAGAACCTGACCACGGCGCTCGGTCTCGGACTCGCCATCGACTACGCCCTGTTCATCGTCCGCAGGTTCCGCGAGGAACTCGCCGGCGGACGGGATCCGGTGGCCGCCGTCGGAGCCACCCTGCGCACCGCGGGGCGCACCGTGCTGTTCTCCGCGCTGACCGTCGCGGTCTCCCTCTCGGCGATGATGTTCTTCCCGATGTACTTCCTGCGCTCCTTCGCCTACGCCGGGGTCGCGGTGGTCCTGCTCGCGGCGGCGGCCGCGCTCATCCTGCTGCCGGCGGCCCTGGTGCTGCTGGGCGAGCGGGTCAACTCCCTGGACCTGCGCCGGCTGTGGCGCCGGGGTCCCGCGGCCGACGCCACAGCGGAACCGGGCCGGGGCTGGGGGCGGGCGGCCGCGCTGGTGATGCGCCGGGCCCCGGTGTTCGCGGTGGCCACCACGGCGGGGCTGCTGCTCCTCGGACTGCCCTTCCTCGGCGTGAAGTTCGGCACCGTGGACGACCGGCAGCTGCCGAAGACCGCGGAGTCGCACGTGGTCCAGCAGCACATCCGGGACGGCTTCCCGGGCAGCCCCGGCGGCGGGCTCACCGTGCTCGCCGAGGGGGAGGCCGGGCCCGCCGAGCTCGCCGCCTACCGGGACCGCCTGGCCGTCCTGCCCGGCGTGGTCCGTGTCGACGGGCCGGTGAGCGCCGGGGCCGGGGCGCGGTACGCGTACTTCTCGGTGACCGCCGAGGGCGAGACGGTCGGGCCGCAGGCCCAGGACCTGGTCGGCGAGGTGAGGCAGGTCGAGGCCGGCTTCCGGACCTCGGTGACGGGGCAGGCGGCGAGGCTCGTCGACGCCCAGAAGGCCATCGCGGACGCTCTGCCCGCCGCGCTGGCCCTGGTGGTGCTCGCCACGCTCCTGCTGGTGTTCCTGCTCACCGGGAGCCTTCTGATACCGGTCCAGGCGGTGCTCCTCAACGCGCTGAGCCTGACCGCGATGTTCGGGGCGGTGGTGTGGGTCTTCCAGGAGGGGCACCTCTCCGGACTGCTCTCCTTCACCTCCACCGGGGACATAGAGACCACCCTGCCGGTGCTGATGTTCTGCATCGCCTTCGGACTCTCCATGGACTACGGGGTGTTCCTCATATCCCGGATCAAGGAGGAGTACGACCGGACCGGGGACCACGAGGGGGCCGTGCGCACCGGACTGGCCCGCACCGGCGGGCTGATCACCGCGGCGGCCGTGATCCTGGCCGTGGTGATGGTGGCCATCGGTACCTCGCGGGTGACCAACACCAAGATGCTGGGCCTCGGGATCGCGCTGGCGGTGCTGATGGACGCCATGGTCGTGCGCAGCCTCCTGGTCCCGGCGGTCATGAAACTGACCGGGAAGGCCACCTGGTGGGCGCCGGGCCCGCTGCGCAGGCTGCACGAGAGGTTCGGGCTGAGCGAGGGGGAGTCGCTGCCGCCGGCGGAAGTGACCGCCGAGCCGGAGCGGGTGCCTGCCGGGGCCGCCTAG
- a CDS encoding sugar phosphate isomerase/epimerase family protein, producing MTSSPPALTRIRVGSAPDSWGVWFPDDPRQTPWERFLDEVADAGYEWIELGPYGYLPTDPARLAEETAKRGLRVSAGTVFTGLHHGPAVWEDTWEHVSRIAALTQAMGAAHLVVIPSFWRDDKTGELLEDRVLTPGQWRELASQTERLGREVQDRYGLRIVVHPHADTHIDTPSNVARFLDATDPGLVSLCLDTGHYAYCGGDSVRAIETFGERIGYLHLKQVDPRILAEAVAEQLPFGPAVGRGVMCEPPSGVPPLEPVLAAAQRLGVDLFAIVEQDMYPCEPDRPLPIARRTRAYLRSCGAR from the coding sequence ATGACGTCCTCCCCGCCCGCGTTGACCCGTATCCGCGTCGGTTCGGCTCCGGACTCCTGGGGTGTCTGGTTTCCCGACGACCCCCGCCAGACGCCCTGGGAGCGGTTCCTCGACGAGGTCGCCGACGCCGGGTACGAGTGGATCGAGCTCGGCCCCTACGGCTATCTGCCCACCGATCCCGCACGACTCGCCGAGGAGACGGCCAAGCGCGGGCTGCGGGTCTCGGCCGGAACGGTCTTCACCGGACTCCATCACGGGCCGGCCGTATGGGAGGACACCTGGGAGCACGTGTCGCGGATCGCGGCGCTCACCCAGGCCATGGGCGCGGCCCATCTCGTGGTCATCCCCTCCTTCTGGCGGGACGACAAGACCGGCGAGCTGCTGGAGGACCGCGTCCTCACCCCCGGTCAATGGCGTGAACTGGCCTCCCAGACCGAGCGGCTGGGCCGGGAGGTCCAGGACCGGTACGGGCTGCGGATCGTGGTGCACCCGCACGCCGACACGCACATCGACACCCCTTCGAACGTGGCGCGCTTCCTCGACGCCACCGACCCGGGCCTGGTCTCGCTGTGCCTGGACACCGGACATTACGCGTACTGCGGGGGCGACAGCGTCCGGGCGATCGAGACCTTCGGCGAGCGGATCGGCTACCTCCACCTCAAGCAGGTGGACCCGCGGATCCTCGCCGAAGCCGTCGCGGAGCAGCTGCCCTTCGGACCGGCGGTGGGCCGCGGGGTGATGTGCGAACCGCCGTCCGGGGTGCCGCCGCTGGAACCGGTGCTGGCGGCGGCCCAGCGGCTCGGCGTGGACCTGTTCGCCATCGTGGAACAGGACATGTACCCCTGCGAGCCCGACCGGCCGCTGCCGATCGCCCGCCGCACCCGCGCCTACCTGCGCTCCTGTGGCGCCCGCTGA
- the iolD gene encoding 3D-(3,5/4)-trihydroxycyclohexane-1,2-dione acylhydrolase (decyclizing) — MRLTVSQALVTFLARQYTERDGQRRRLIAATWGIFGHGNVAGLGQALLETGPDAMPFLQGRNEQAMVHAAVGYARQSGRLSAHAVTTSIGPGATNLVTGAALATINRIPVLLLPGDTFATRPADPVLQQLEVPYAGDVSVNDALRPVSRHFDRITRPEALIPAALQAMRVLTDPVQTGAVTLALPQDVQAEAYDWPEEFFAERVWGVRRPRPDRHELAVAAEAVRGCARPLIVAGGGIRHSAAQAALAALAEATGIPVAVTQAGKGVLPYDHPADLGGIGHTGTVVADALAREADLVIAAGTRLTDFTTASATLFRHPAVRFIGLNLDPYDAHKLAALPLVADAREGLDELRLALSGHRVDPAYETAYRQGRGRWEARVDQAYAVSAPDEDLPPTQAQVLGLLDALADDTDILINAAGSLPGDLHKLWRVRSADQYHVEYGYSCMGYEIPAAIGVALAAPGRPVWALVGDGTYLMNPTEIVTAVQEGVPLRLVILDNHGYASIGGLSGAVGGEGFGTAYRFRAPDGSYTGEPLPVDLAANAASLGMAVIRARTVRDLREALAEARSATCPTCVYVQTRTPDTVSGPPPAQAWWDVPVAETATRKAAAQAREEYDRQAAQRRRHL, encoded by the coding sequence ATGAGACTCACCGTCTCCCAGGCCCTCGTCACCTTCCTCGCCCGGCAGTACACCGAGCGCGACGGACAGCGCCGCCGGCTGATCGCGGCCACCTGGGGGATCTTCGGACACGGGAACGTCGCCGGGCTGGGGCAGGCCCTCCTGGAGACCGGCCCGGACGCCATGCCCTTCCTCCAGGGCCGCAACGAACAGGCCATGGTGCACGCGGCCGTCGGGTACGCCCGGCAGAGCGGGCGGCTCTCCGCGCACGCCGTCACCACCTCCATCGGGCCCGGCGCCACCAACCTCGTCACCGGCGCCGCCCTCGCCACGATCAACCGGATCCCGGTGCTCCTGCTGCCCGGGGACACCTTCGCCACCCGGCCCGCCGACCCCGTGCTCCAGCAGCTGGAGGTGCCCTACGCCGGGGACGTCTCCGTCAACGACGCCCTGCGGCCCGTCTCCCGCCACTTCGACCGGATCACCCGCCCCGAGGCCCTGATCCCGGCCGCCCTCCAGGCGATGCGCGTGCTCACCGACCCCGTGCAGACCGGCGCCGTCACCCTCGCGCTGCCGCAGGACGTGCAGGCGGAGGCGTACGACTGGCCCGAGGAGTTCTTCGCCGAGCGCGTCTGGGGGGTGCGCCGGCCCCGGCCCGACCGCCACGAGCTCGCCGTGGCGGCCGAAGCGGTACGGGGCTGTGCCCGGCCGCTGATCGTCGCGGGCGGCGGGATCCGGCACAGCGCGGCCCAGGCGGCCCTCGCCGCCCTCGCCGAGGCCACCGGGATCCCGGTCGCGGTCACCCAGGCCGGCAAGGGCGTCCTGCCGTACGACCACCCCGCCGACCTGGGCGGGATCGGCCACACGGGGACCGTCGTCGCCGATGCCCTGGCCCGGGAGGCCGATCTCGTCATCGCCGCCGGGACCCGGCTGACCGACTTCACCACCGCCTCCGCGACCCTCTTCCGGCATCCGGCCGTCCGGTTCATCGGCCTCAACCTCGACCCGTACGACGCCCACAAACTCGCCGCCCTGCCCCTGGTCGCCGACGCGCGCGAAGGCCTCGACGAACTGCGCCTCGCGCTGTCCGGCCACCGCGTGGATCCCGCGTACGAGACGGCGTACCGTCAGGGCAGGGGCCGCTGGGAGGCCCGCGTCGACCAGGCCTACGCCGTGTCCGCCCCCGACGAGGACCTGCCGCCCACCCAGGCGCAGGTGCTGGGCCTGCTCGACGCCCTCGCCGACGACACCGACATCCTGATCAACGCGGCCGGCTCCCTCCCCGGCGACCTGCACAAACTGTGGCGGGTCCGCTCGGCGGACCAGTACCACGTCGAGTACGGGTACTCCTGCATGGGATACGAGATCCCGGCCGCGATCGGGGTCGCCCTCGCCGCGCCGGGCCGCCCCGTGTGGGCGCTGGTGGGCGACGGCACGTACCTGATGAACCCGACCGAGATCGTCACGGCCGTACAGGAGGGTGTCCCGCTCAGGCTGGTGATCCTCGACAACCACGGCTACGCGTCGATCGGAGGCCTTTCCGGGGCCGTGGGCGGCGAGGGCTTCGGCACCGCGTACCGCTTCCGCGCGCCGGACGGCTCGTACACGGGAGAGCCCCTCCCGGTGGACCTCGCGGCCAACGCGGCCTCCCTCGGGATGGCCGTGATCCGCGCCCGCACCGTGCGTGACCTGCGGGAAGCTCTCGCCGAGGCCCGCTCGGCAACATGTCCCACATGTGTCTACGTACAGACCCGAACGCCCGACACTGTGTCGGGCCCGCCCCCCGCACAGGCGTGGTGGGATGTTCCTGTGGCCGAGACCGCGACCCGCAAGGCGGCGGCCCAGGCCCGTGAAGAGTACGACCGGCAAGCCGCGCAGCGACGTCGCCATCTGTGA
- the iolB gene encoding 5-deoxy-glucuronate isomerase, whose protein sequence is MEWTRLRVLALEPGEAYGFEAGECEWIVLPLSGGCEVRCRALPGPAPQTPAGLDFPPGGGETGVIGGAPAAEPQAFELRGRNGVFGGPTDFAYVPRDAHAEVTSRDGGRFALAGARCDNQLPARYGPAKAVPVELRGTGQCSRQVNNFAAAGPAGFDCDRLIAVEVLTPGGNWSSYPPHKHDEHHPGEESRLEEIYYFEIAPHGDVPGLGYQRVSPSRAGKTDILTEVRTGDAVLIPDGWHGPSIAAPGHDMYYLNVMAGPGATREWLIRDHPDHGWIRSTWDGQDVDPRLPFTEAEAPR, encoded by the coding sequence ATGGAATGGACTCGGCTGCGGGTGCTCGCCCTTGAGCCGGGGGAGGCGTACGGGTTCGAGGCGGGGGAGTGCGAGTGGATCGTGCTCCCGCTGTCGGGCGGGTGCGAGGTCCGCTGCCGGGCTCTGCCCGGACCCGCGCCTCAAACGCCGGCGGGGCTGGATTTTCCGCCGGGCGGCGGTGAAACGGGGGTCATCGGCGGAGCCCCCGCAGCGGAGCCGCAGGCGTTCGAACTCCGCGGACGAAACGGGGTTTTCGGCGGCCCCACCGATTTCGCGTACGTGCCCCGGGACGCGCACGCGGAGGTCACATCGAGGGACGGCGGGCGGTTCGCCCTCGCGGGGGCCCGGTGCGACAACCAGCTGCCCGCCCGGTACGGACCGGCAAAGGCCGTGCCCGTCGAACTGCGCGGCACCGGGCAGTGCTCCCGTCAGGTCAACAACTTCGCCGCCGCCGGCCCCGCCGGATTCGACTGCGACCGGCTCATCGCCGTGGAGGTCCTCACCCCCGGCGGGAACTGGTCCTCGTACCCGCCCCACAAGCACGACGAGCACCACCCCGGCGAGGAGTCCCGGCTGGAGGAGATCTACTACTTCGAGATCGCCCCGCACGGGGACGTCCCCGGGCTCGGCTACCAGCGCGTCAGCCCCTCCCGGGCCGGGAAGACCGACATCCTCACCGAGGTGCGCACCGGGGACGCCGTGCTCATCCCCGACGGCTGGCACGGCCCGTCCATCGCCGCCCCCGGCCACGACATGTACTACCTCAACGTGATGGCCGGTCCGGGCGCGACGCGGGAGTGGCTGATCCGCGACCACCCCGACCACGGCTGGATCCGGTCCACCTGGGACGGCCAGGACGTCGACCCCCGGCTGCCCTTCACCGAGGCGGAGGCACCCCGATGA
- a CDS encoding CoA-acylating methylmalonate-semialdehyde dehydrogenase, whose protein sequence is MKTVNHWIGGKTVEGASGNYGPVTDPATGEVTTQVALASAAEVDAAVEVAKEAYLTWGQSSLAARTKVLFAYRALLDANRDAIAELITAEHGKVHSDALGEVARGLEIVELACGITTQLKGELSTSVSSRVDVSAIRQPLGVVAGITPFNFPAMVPMWMFPLAVACGNTFILKPSEKDPSAANKLAELMSEAGLPAGVLNVVHGDKVAVDALLAHPGIAAVSFVGSTPIARHIHTTASANGKRVQALGGAKNHMLVLPDADLDAAADAAVSAAYGSAGERCMAISAVVAVGSIGDELVEKIRERAEKIKIGPGNDPTSEMGPLISAAHRDKVASYVKGAAAQGADVVLDGTGYTVGGFENGHWIGLSLLDNVKTDSDAYRDEIFGPVLCVLRAETYEEGVALINASPFGNGTAIFTRDGGAARRFQLEIEAGMVGVNVPIPVPVGYHSFGGWKDSLFGDHHIYGNDGIHFYTRGKVVTTRWPDPADAPAGVDLGFPRNH, encoded by the coding sequence ATGAAGACCGTCAACCACTGGATCGGTGGCAAGACCGTCGAGGGCGCGTCGGGCAATTACGGCCCGGTCACCGACCCGGCCACCGGCGAGGTCACCACCCAGGTCGCGCTCGCCTCGGCCGCCGAGGTCGACGCTGCCGTAGAGGTCGCCAAGGAGGCGTACCTGACCTGGGGCCAGTCCTCGCTGGCCGCCCGCACCAAGGTGCTGTTCGCCTACCGCGCCCTGCTGGACGCCAACCGCGACGCCATCGCCGAGCTGATCACCGCCGAGCACGGCAAGGTCCACTCGGACGCGCTGGGCGAGGTCGCGCGCGGCCTGGAGATCGTCGAGCTGGCCTGCGGGATCACCACCCAGCTCAAGGGCGAGCTGTCGACCTCGGTCTCCAGCCGCGTCGACGTCTCCGCCATCCGCCAGCCGCTGGGCGTGGTCGCGGGCATCACCCCGTTCAACTTCCCGGCGATGGTGCCGATGTGGATGTTCCCGTTGGCCGTGGCCTGCGGAAACACCTTCATCCTCAAGCCGAGCGAGAAGGACCCCTCCGCCGCCAACAAGCTCGCCGAGCTGATGAGCGAGGCGGGTCTGCCGGCGGGCGTGCTGAACGTCGTGCACGGCGACAAGGTGGCCGTGGACGCGCTCCTCGCGCACCCCGGCATCGCGGCCGTCTCCTTCGTCGGATCGACCCCGATCGCCCGGCACATCCACACCACCGCCTCCGCCAACGGCAAGCGCGTCCAGGCGCTCGGCGGCGCCAAGAACCACATGCTGGTGCTCCCGGACGCCGACCTGGACGCGGCCGCCGACGCGGCGGTCTCCGCCGCCTACGGCTCGGCGGGCGAGCGCTGCATGGCGATCTCCGCCGTCGTGGCCGTCGGCTCCATCGGCGACGAGCTGGTGGAGAAGATCCGCGAGCGCGCCGAGAAGATCAAGATCGGCCCCGGCAACGACCCGACCTCCGAGATGGGCCCGCTGATCAGCGCCGCCCACCGCGACAAGGTCGCCTCGTACGTGAAGGGCGCGGCCGCCCAGGGCGCCGACGTGGTCCTGGACGGCACTGGGTACACGGTGGGCGGCTTCGAGAACGGCCACTGGATCGGCCTGTCCCTGCTCGACAACGTGAAGACCGACTCCGACGCCTACCGCGACGAGATCTTCGGCCCGGTCCTGTGCGTGCTGCGCGCCGAGACCTACGAGGAGGGCGTGGCCCTCATCAACGCCTCGCCGTTCGGCAACGGCACCGCGATCTTCACCCGCGACGGCGGCGCCGCCCGCCGCTTCCAGCTGGAGATCGAGGCGGGCATGGTCGGCGTCAACGTGCCGATCCCGGTCCCGGTGGGCTACCACTCCTTCGGTGGCTGGAAGGACTCGCTCTTCGGCGACCACCACATCTACGGCAACGACGGCATCCACTTCTACACGCGCGGCAAGGTCGTCACGACCCGCTGGCCGGACCCCGCGGACGCGCCCGCGGGCGTGGACCTGGGCTTCCCCCGCAACCACTGA
- the iolC gene encoding 5-dehydro-2-deoxygluconokinase gives MTGDPIGFDLITMGRIGVDLYPLTTGVPLAEAETFGKFLGGSPANVAVAAARLGRRVAVITRTGADPFGAYLRAELRGFGVDDRWATEVAGLPTPITFCEIFPPDRFPLYFYRLPKAPDLEIAAEELDLEAVREARVFWMTGTGLSEEPSRAATLAALDARAKSGTTVFDLDWRPMLWREKPGPYYERALAGATVAVGNTEECAIATGEWDPYAAARALLAAGVELAVVKRGPEGVLAVHRDGTVAEVPPVPVEVVNGLGAGDAFGGALCHGLLAGWKLERVMRFANAAGAIVASRLACSTAMPFSHEVEEVLGRAGGV, from the coding sequence GTGACCGGCGATCCGATCGGGTTCGACCTGATCACGATGGGGCGGATCGGGGTGGATCTCTACCCGCTGACGACCGGCGTACCACTGGCCGAGGCCGAGACCTTCGGCAAGTTCCTGGGCGGCTCCCCGGCCAACGTGGCCGTCGCCGCCGCCCGGCTGGGGCGGCGGGTGGCGGTGATCACCCGCACCGGCGCGGACCCGTTCGGTGCGTATCTGCGCGCCGAACTGCGGGGGTTCGGGGTGGACGACCGGTGGGCGACGGAGGTCGCCGGGCTCCCCACACCGATCACGTTCTGCGAGATCTTCCCGCCCGACCGCTTCCCGCTGTACTTCTACCGGCTGCCGAAGGCCCCCGATCTGGAGATCGCGGCGGAGGAGCTGGACCTGGAGGCGGTACGGGAGGCCAGGGTGTTCTGGATGACCGGCACCGGCCTGAGCGAGGAGCCGAGCCGCGCCGCCACCCTGGCGGCGCTGGACGCCCGGGCGAAGTCCGGGACCACGGTCTTCGACCTGGACTGGCGGCCGATGCTGTGGCGCGAGAAACCCGGCCCGTACTACGAGCGGGCGCTGGCCGGGGCGACGGTGGCCGTCGGTAACACCGAGGAGTGCGCGATCGCCACCGGCGAGTGGGACCCGTACGCGGCGGCGCGGGCGCTGCTCGCGGCCGGGGTGGAACTGGCGGTGGTCAAGCGGGGCCCGGAGGGCGTGCTGGCGGTCCACCGCGACGGGACGGTGGCCGAGGTCCCGCCGGTGCCGGTGGAGGTCGTCAACGGGCTCGGCGCGGGCGATGCGTTCGGGGGCGCGCTGTGCCACGGGCTGCTCGCCGGATGGAAGCTGGAGCGGGTCATGCGTTTCGCGAACGCGGCCGGGGCGATCGTGGCGTCGCGGCTGGCGTGTTCGACCGCGATGCCGTTCTCTCACGAGGTGGAGGAGGTGCTGGGGCGTGCCGGTGGTGTCTGA
- a CDS encoding helix-turn-helix transcriptional regulator gives MSDRQLWSYKEIAAHIRVQPDTVRSYRKHGLLPPPDHVEGGKPYWYAETIRTWVARRPGNRGRHED, from the coding sequence ATGAGCGACCGACAGCTGTGGTCGTACAAGGAGATCGCTGCCCACATCCGGGTCCAGCCGGACACCGTGCGCTCCTACCGCAAGCACGGACTGCTCCCCCCGCCCGACCATGTGGAGGGCGGCAAGCCCTATTGGTACGCCGAAACGATCCGCACCTGGGTGGCCCGCCGCCCCGGCAACCGAGGCCGCCACGAGGACTGA
- a CDS encoding TetR/AcrR family transcriptional regulator → MPGTPKGKTTESGEKATTPRRRQARGERRISQLLSAAAGVFCRTGYAAASTNAIAREAGVSPGTLYQFFPNKEAIAVELGGQLLQRAHEMHGQAFLPENLDRPLPELLDAVLDPVIAFNCENPAFWALMHGSGIPGIAQEHEELHSGLLARVEGVLRTFCPEAGPADLTRTANMILGIFKASLDLILAHEGAERAAYVAELKIVLLRYLEPVITPTHPH, encoded by the coding sequence ATGCCGGGAACCCCCAAGGGCAAAACAACTGAAAGCGGTGAAAAAGCCACCACTCCACGCCGCCGACAGGCGCGCGGTGAGCGACGGATCTCCCAGCTGCTGTCGGCCGCCGCCGGAGTGTTCTGCCGCACCGGGTACGCCGCGGCCAGCACCAACGCCATCGCCCGCGAGGCCGGCGTGTCACCGGGCACGCTCTACCAGTTCTTCCCGAACAAGGAGGCCATCGCGGTCGAGCTCGGCGGCCAGCTGCTGCAGCGCGCGCACGAGATGCACGGACAGGCCTTCCTGCCCGAGAACCTGGACCGCCCCCTGCCCGAGCTGCTGGACGCCGTCCTGGACCCGGTCATCGCCTTCAACTGCGAGAACCCCGCCTTCTGGGCGCTCATGCACGGCTCCGGCATCCCGGGCATCGCACAGGAGCACGAGGAGCTGCACTCCGGCCTGCTCGCCCGCGTCGAAGGGGTCCTGCGCACCTTCTGCCCCGAGGCCGGGCCCGCCGACCTCACCCGCACCGCGAACATGATCCTGGGCATCTTCAAGGCGTCCCTGGACCTGATCCTGGCGCACGAGGGCGCCGAGCGCGCCGCGTACGTCGCGGAGCTGAAGATCGTCCTGCTGCGCTACCTGGAGCCGGTGATCACCCCGACCCACCCCCACTGA
- a CDS encoding heavy-metal-associated domain-containing protein, protein MTAETDTQTTTVYRVTGMTCGHCEGAVTTELSALPGVSSVKAVAATGEVTVTSAAPLAEEDVRAAVDEAGYEFAGQA, encoded by the coding sequence ATGACCGCCGAGACGGACACCCAGACCACCACCGTCTACCGGGTGACCGGCATGACCTGCGGGCACTGCGAGGGCGCGGTGACCACCGAACTCTCCGCCCTGCCGGGCGTCAGCTCGGTCAAGGCCGTCGCCGCGACCGGCGAGGTCACCGTGACCTCCGCCGCCCCGCTGGCCGAGGAGGACGTACGCGCCGCCGTGGACGAGGCGGGCTACGAGTTCGCCGGCCAGGCCTGA
- a CDS encoding Gfo/Idh/MocA family protein: MSTLGIAVIGTGKMGADHVRRIGRTVGGARVVAVADPDGDRVKEVAGALDGAGAHTDPAAAIAAPGVDAVLIASPGPAHEEAIGLALERGLPVLCEKPLTPDPAGAVRVMEAERRLGRRLVQVGFMRRYDAEYGRLKELLDAGGIGRPLFLHCRHRNAASPSFFTSDMLISDSVVHEVDAARWLLGQEITAVTVLSPTASSAAPEGLRDPRLVLLETSGGAVVDVEIFVNCGFGYQVQCEAVGERGSARIGDGHAMVVQSAGRWGGEIDQDFTVRFADAYDRQLRSWVTAAARGTVAGPDAWDGYTAAAVSEAGLAAARTGVRTLVELVERPALYR, from the coding sequence ATGAGCACGCTCGGTATCGCCGTCATCGGCACGGGGAAGATGGGCGCCGACCACGTCCGCAGGATCGGCCGGACCGTCGGCGGGGCCCGGGTGGTGGCCGTGGCCGACCCGGACGGGGACCGGGTCAAAGAGGTCGCGGGCGCCCTGGACGGCGCCGGCGCGCACACCGACCCGGCGGCCGCGATAGCGGCGCCCGGGGTGGACGCCGTACTGATCGCCTCTCCCGGGCCCGCCCACGAGGAGGCCATCGGGCTGGCCCTGGAGCGCGGACTGCCGGTGCTGTGCGAGAAGCCGCTCACCCCGGACCCGGCGGGGGCGGTGCGCGTCATGGAGGCCGAACGGCGTCTGGGGCGGCGCCTGGTGCAGGTGGGGTTCATGCGCCGGTACGACGCCGAGTACGGGCGGCTGAAGGAGCTGCTGGACGCGGGCGGGATCGGGCGGCCGCTCTTCCTGCACTGCCGGCACCGCAACGCCGCCTCGCCGTCCTTCTTCACCAGCGACATGCTGATCAGCGACTCGGTGGTGCACGAAGTGGACGCGGCCCGCTGGCTGCTGGGGCAGGAGATCACGGCGGTCACCGTGCTCTCCCCCACTGCGTCCTCGGCGGCTCCCGAGGGGCTGCGCGATCCCCGGCTGGTGCTGCTGGAAACGTCCGGCGGAGCCGTCGTCGACGTGGAGATCTTCGTCAACTGCGGCTTCGGCTACCAGGTGCAGTGCGAGGCGGTCGGCGAGCGGGGCAGCGCCCGGATCGGCGACGGCCACGCGATGGTGGTGCAGTCGGCGGGCCGGTGGGGCGGCGAGATCGACCAGGACTTCACGGTGCGCTTCGCCGACGCCTACGACCGGCAGCTGCGCAGCTGGGTGACCGCGGCCGCGCGGGGCACGGTGGCCGGACCGGACGCGTGGGACGGCTACACGGCGGCCGCCGTCTCGGAGGCGGGCCTCGCGGCCGCGCGCACCGGCGTACGGACCCTGGTGGAGCTGGTGGAGCGGCCGGCCCTCTACCGCTGA